CTGACAAAGCAAAGCAACTGGGCCTGAACTTCGAAGAGCAGCTCGCCCACGCCCTGCGCCGTCTGCCGCCGGACAGCGATACGGCCCAGATTCGCCACACTTTCCAGCACGCTTTGCAATCGGCTGCCGAGCAAGGCACGACGCTCAAGCACGCCCTGCTCCTCACCCAAGCGGCCGCCGCCGAACTCGATGCCGCCGGACTGGGCAGCTTGCAGCAAGATCTGAGCACCGTGCTGAAAAACGTCACCGGCCAGCAGCTGATGCAAACGTCCGGTGGCGACCGCGCCGACTTGCTGTATCAGTTCGCCGCCGTCCCGGTCCGCCATGGCAAAGACGAACAGACGGTGGAACTGCACGTCATGGCCCGCAAGAGCCATGGTCAAAAAACGATCGATCCGGCCAACTGCTACGTCCTGTTCCGCCTCGACATGCCAAACTTAGGCGAGTTGGACATCCACCTGCACATCGTCGACAAAGTGGTCGGCGTCCGCTTTCTCTCGGAAAAACATGCCGACATGGCGGTGACCCCGGCTGATCAGCGCGATCTGCGTGACGCGTTGCAAAAAGTCGGCTTCCACCTCGGCGTGCTCAAAGTTGAGGACAAAAAACAGCAGGAGCCAGGCGCAGCAGAGCCGCTGCTTCCACCGATTCTCACTCACAAGCAGTTTGACTTGAAGATCTAATCCAAACGAGAGGAGGGCCGAATCATGACCGATCCGACCCGCAAAAAGGCAGTCGCCATCCACTACGATCAGAACAAAGATTCGGCTCCCCGCATCGTGGCCAGCGGACGCGGGGCGGTCGCCGAGCAGATCCTGTCGGTCGCAGCCGAACACGATGTGCCGCTGCACGAAGACCGCGCGCTCGTCGAAACCCTGCTCGCTTTTGACATCGGCAAAGAGATTCCGTCCGACCTCTACCAGGTCGTTGCAGAAGTCCTCGCCTTTGTCCAGCGCATCGACAAAAGGGAGCGTGACACATGACCCGCTCCCGCAAACAAACCGGCGCCATGGGCGAACAGATCGCCAGCGACTGGCTCCTGCAGCAAGGCTGCGTGCTGATCGCCCGCAACTGGCGCTGCCAGGATGGCGAACTCGACATCATCGCCGCAGAAGGCGATACCCTCCTGTTCCTCGAAGTCCGCACTCGGACGACTCTCGGGCGCTTCGGCACCGCCGAAGAATCGGTCGACTGGCGCAAACAGCGTCAAGTCCGCCACCTCGCCGCCCGCTACCTTTCCGCACACCAGCATTTCTATCGCCGTTTCCGCTTCGACGTCATCGTCGTCTACCTGCATCGTCACTCCGATCATGTGCAAAACATCCGCCATATACGAAACGCTTTTTAAAACCCTGTCGCCTGTGGTATCATGGGAAAAGAAAGATAGACGTAGGAGGATACATACTCATGTCCACTTTAGCAACCACACTCATTGCGATCGGTACGCTGGTACTCGGTCTGGTACTCGGCGCCATCGGCGGTGTTTACTACCTCAAGAACAAGATGACCAACATGCAAATGTCCGACAAAGATATCCAATCGATGGCCCGCTCCATGGGCATGAACCTCAACCAAAAGCAGCTCATGCAGGTGTCGAAGCGCATGCAGGCTGCCAACAACAATAAAAGCAAACCGAAAAAGAAAAAATAAGCACACAAAAAGAGAGGGCAAAT
The Tumebacillus sp. BK434 DNA segment above includes these coding regions:
- a CDS encoding EscU/YscU/HrcU family type III secretion system export apparatus switch protein, encoding MTDPTRKKAVAIHYDQNKDSAPRIVASGRGAVAEQILSVAAEHDVPLHEDRALVETLLAFDIGKEIPSDLYQVVAEVLAFVQRIDKRERDT
- a CDS encoding YraN family protein; this translates as MTRSRKQTGAMGEQIASDWLLQQGCVLIARNWRCQDGELDIIAAEGDTLLFLEVRTRTTLGRFGTAEESVDWRKQRQVRHLAARYLSAHQHFYRRFRFDVIVVYLHRHSDHVQNIRHIRNAF
- a CDS encoding YneF family protein; the protein is MSTLATTLIAIGTLVLGLVLGAIGGVYYLKNKMTNMQMSDKDIQSMARSMGMNLNQKQLMQVSKRMQAANNNKSKPKKKK